The following are encoded together in the Ktedonobacterales bacterium genome:
- a CDS encoding divergent PAP2 family protein, producing MALLQNQLLIAAVLALLLAQVAKGLIALIRDRRFDFQYIAGAGGMPSSHSAFVTALATAAGKQLGLDSPVFAVCVVFAAIVMYDAAGVRRAVSVQARILNQMMEDYFDKKGIQQARLRELIGHTPFQVLIGAVLGFLVGFLVTV from the coding sequence ATGGCGCTCCTGCAAAACCAACTCCTGATTGCCGCTGTGCTGGCGTTGCTGCTTGCCCAGGTTGCCAAAGGGCTGATCGCCTTGATTCGTGACCGCCGCTTTGATTTTCAATATATCGCGGGGGCTGGCGGCATGCCCAGTTCGCATTCGGCTTTTGTGACGGCGCTGGCAACTGCCGCCGGGAAGCAGTTGGGCCTGGATTCGCCGGTCTTCGCGGTGTGCGTAGTCTTTGCCGCGATTGTCATGTATGACGCCGCCGGAGTGCGGCGCGCGGTGAGCGTGCAGGCGCGCATCCTCAATCAGATGATGGAAGATTACTTCGATAAGAAGGGGATTCAGCAGGCGCGCCTGCGCGAACTGATCGGCCACACGCCCTTTCAAGTGCTGATCGGCGCTGTCCTGGGCTTCCTGGTGGGCTTTCTGGTGACGGTATGA
- the xseB gene encoding exodeoxyribonuclease VII small subunit, translating into MTKQKQNEFVGLTFEEAFERLEQAVEAMDGGDLSLDEAMAHFEEGMKLAQYCERLLDDAELRVQQLLTDSAGSLTLASFESEH; encoded by the coding sequence ATGACCAAACAGAAGCAGAATGAGTTTGTCGGGCTGACCTTCGAGGAGGCGTTTGAGCGTCTGGAGCAGGCGGTGGAGGCTATGGATGGTGGCGATCTCTCGCTGGATGAGGCGATGGCCCATTTCGAGGAGGGTATGAAGCTGGCGCAGTACTGCGAGCGCCTGCTGGATGACGCCGAACTGCGCGTGCAGCAGCTCCTCACCGATAGCGCGGGAAGTCTGACGTTGGCGTCGTTTGAGAGTGAGCATTAG
- the xseA gene encoding exodeoxyribonuclease VII large subunit, translated as MMQLFAVSQLTLYLKEVLETDPLLQDVWVQGEISNYSQSSAGHQYFSLKDEGAQLRCVMFRRAGAPHNSRAHLFAPLLAPAPVTLRNGMAVLARGRLTLYESRGDYQLVVGEIEEAGVGLLHLRFEQMKQRLEAEGLFAEERKRPLPRVPGVIGIVTSPQAAALRDMLRVLRTRCPLVRVILAPTLVQGEAAARQIAAAIDLLNTHGAADVIIVARGGGSVEELWAFNEEEVARAIYRSRLPVITGVGHETDFTIADFVADYRASTPTAAAAAAVPDAAEWRRSVADAQERLTELMESKLELLRGALTGYQRDLVRASPMSRLTRARQQVDEATRTMSERLDHVLGMRRERLRGAALHLNSLSPLLTIARGYAVVRREANGQTVKSVHQVEAGEELDIQVRDGHIRSVVWHLVAEDEQDDQTEAE; from the coding sequence ATGATGCAACTCTTCGCGGTCAGCCAGTTGACGCTTTATCTCAAAGAGGTGCTGGAGACAGACCCGCTCTTGCAGGACGTTTGGGTGCAGGGCGAGATTTCTAATTACTCGCAGTCTTCTGCCGGGCATCAATATTTTTCGCTCAAGGATGAGGGCGCGCAACTGCGCTGCGTGATGTTTCGTCGCGCGGGCGCTCCACACAACTCGCGCGCCCATCTCTTTGCGCCGCTGCTCGCGCCAGCCCCGGTGACACTGCGCAATGGTATGGCGGTGCTGGCGCGCGGACGGCTGACCCTTTATGAGAGCCGGGGCGACTATCAACTGGTCGTGGGGGAAATCGAAGAGGCTGGCGTCGGGCTGCTCCATCTGCGCTTTGAGCAGATGAAACAGCGCCTGGAGGCTGAGGGGTTGTTTGCTGAAGAGCGCAAGCGCCCGCTGCCGCGCGTACCAGGTGTGATTGGGATAGTCACTTCGCCCCAGGCTGCCGCGCTGCGCGATATGCTGCGGGTGCTGCGCACGCGCTGCCCGCTGGTGCGCGTGATTCTGGCGCCCACGCTGGTGCAGGGCGAAGCTGCCGCCAGGCAAATCGCGGCGGCCATTGACCTGCTCAACACGCATGGCGCGGCGGATGTGATTATCGTGGCGCGCGGCGGCGGGTCAGTGGAAGAACTCTGGGCCTTTAACGAAGAAGAGGTTGCCCGCGCGATTTACCGCTCGCGCCTGCCGGTGATTACCGGCGTAGGCCACGAAACCGATTTTACCATCGCCGATTTTGTAGCCGATTATCGCGCTTCCACGCCCACCGCCGCTGCCGCCGCGGCGGTACCTGACGCGGCTGAGTGGCGGCGTTCGGTGGCCGATGCCCAGGAACGCCTGACCGAGTTGATGGAAAGTAAGCTGGAACTGCTGCGCGGCGCGCTCACCGGGTATCAGCGCGATCTCGTGCGCGCCAGTCCCATGAGCCGCCTGACCCGCGCTCGCCAGCAGGTGGATGAGGCCACGCGCACGATGAGCGAACGCCTGGATCATGTACTGGGGATGCGCCGCGAGCGTCTGCGCGGCGCGGCGCTGCATCTGAACTCGCTCAGCCCGCTGCTGACGATTGCGCGCGGCTACGCGGTGGTGCGCCGCGAGGCCAACGGCCAGACAGTGAAGAGCGTGCATCAGGTGGAAGCAGGGGAGGAACTGGATATTCAGGTGCGCGATGGGCATATTCGCAGCGTGGTCTGGCATCTAGTCGCGGAGGACGAGCAGGATGACCAAACAGAAGCAGAATGA
- a CDS encoding biotin/lipoyl-containing protein: MVKEQGESRVSAASTAPDASISVEQVRRLIQMMDTSDVHELTIERESEGLRLTLRKPTPLVGAGSVLAAMEDQNASAVAAAAQEAVPESAESAPAAPETLQKVAATLVGTFRVSLKRGSKAAVSVGDQVRVGQIVGAVEALNVMNEVETPVAGRVVEIVVKDGQPVEYGQHMMTIDTTV, encoded by the coding sequence ATGGTAAAAGAGCAAGGCGAGTCCAGGGTTTCAGCGGCGTCAACCGCTCCAGATGCCAGCATCAGCGTGGAGCAGGTGCGTCGGCTGATTCAGATGATGGATACGAGTGATGTCCATGAACTGACCATTGAACGCGAGAGTGAGGGGCTGCGGCTGACGCTGCGCAAGCCTACGCCGCTCGTTGGGGCCGGGTCAGTACTGGCGGCTATGGAGGACCAGAATGCTTCTGCGGTGGCTGCGGCGGCGCAAGAGGCTGTGCCAGAGAGTGCCGAGTCTGCGCCAGCCGCCCCGGAAACGCTCCAGAAGGTGGCAGCGACGCTGGTGGGTACATTTCGAGTCAGCTTGAAGCGCGGCTCCAAGGCCGCCGTGTCTGTAGGCGATCAGGTTCGTGTGGGGCAGATCGTCGGCGCGGTCGAGGCGCTGAATGTGATGAATGAAGTCGAGACGCCAGTCGCCGGGCGAGTGGTGGAGATTGTCGTTAAAGACGGTCAGCCGGTGGAATACGGTCAGCATATGATGACTATTGATACCACTGTTTAG
- the efp gene encoding elongation factor P translates to MISVGDLKRGATIDLDGQLMSIIEWQHIKIGRGGAIVRVKMRNLRTGAIFERTFDSGEKFPRVDLDERPVQFQYQDGDHYYFMDTENFEQIPLTTAQLGDNRYYLVDGLTFELVSYNEEPLSLEPPATVDLRVTYTEPGFKGDTATGGTKPATLETGLTVQVPLFVSTGDVIRVKTDTASYLERV, encoded by the coding sequence ATGATCTCGGTGGGCGATCTGAAGCGCGGCGCGACCATTGACCTGGATGGTCAATTGATGAGCATTATCGAATGGCAGCATATTAAGATCGGGCGCGGCGGCGCGATTGTGCGTGTGAAGATGCGCAATCTGCGCACGGGAGCCATCTTCGAGCGCACCTTCGATTCGGGCGAAAAGTTTCCGCGCGTGGACCTGGATGAGCGCCCGGTCCAGTTTCAATATCAGGATGGCGATCATTACTATTTCATGGATACCGAAAACTTCGAGCAGATTCCGCTCACGACGGCGCAGCTTGGCGATAACCGCTATTATCTGGTGGATGGGCTGACGTTTGAGCTGGTCAGTTATAATGAGGAACCACTGTCGCTGGAGCCGCCAGCGACAGTGGACCTGCGCGTGACCTATACCGAGCCGGGCTTCAAGGGGGATACGGCGACTGGCGGAACCAAGCCAGCCACGCTGGAGACGGGCCTGACGGTGCAGGTGCCGCTCTTTGTCAGTACGGGCGATGTGATCCGGGTGAAAACCGATACCGCATCCTATCTGGAGCGGGTATAG